In a genomic window of Pelecanus crispus isolate bPelCri1 chromosome 1, bPelCri1.pri, whole genome shotgun sequence:
- the DLD gene encoding dihydrolipoyl dehydrogenase, mitochondrial isoform X1, which produces MQRWGRLCCALARRSHFDRIHHGLQGICAVSQRTYADQVDADVTVIGSGPGGYVAAIKAAQLGFKTVCVEKNETLGGTCLNVGCIPSKALLNNSHLYHLAHGKDFANRGIEITGLRLNLEKMMEQKSGAVKALTGGIAHLFKQNKVVHVSGFGKITGKNQVTATKEDGSTQVINTKNILVATGSEVAPFPGITIDEDNIVSSTGALSLKKVPEKMVVIGAGVIGVELGSVWQRLGADVTAVEFMGHVGGMGIDMEISKNFQRILQKQGLKFKLNTKVTGATKKPDGKIDVAVEAAAGGKAEVITCDVLLVCIGRRPFTKNLGLEDIGIELDKRGRIPVNNRFQTKIPNIYAIGDVVAGPMLAHKAEDEGILCVEGMAGGAVHIDYNCVPSVIYTHPEVAWVGKSEEQLKEEGIEYKIGKFPFAANSRAKTNADTDGMVKILSQKSTDRMLGAHILGAGAGEMVNEAALAMEYGASCEDVARVCHAHPTVSEAFREANLAASFGKAINF; this is translated from the exons aTGCAGCGCTGGGGACGCCTCTGCTGCGCGCTCGCTCGG aGGAGCCATTTTGATCGAATTCATCATGGTCTCCAGGGAATTTGTGCAGTGTCACAAAGGACCTATGCTGACCAAG TTGATGCCGATGTCACAGTTATTGGCTCTGGTCCTGGAGGGTATGTTGCTGCTATCAAAGCAGCTCAGCTTGGATTTAAG ACTGTCtgtgtagaaaaaaatgaaaccttaGGTGGAACCTGTTTGAATGTTGGATGTATTCCATCTAAG GCCTTGCTGAACAACTCGCATCTGTATCACTTGGCCCATGGAAAAGATTTCGCTAATAGAGGAATTGAAA TTACAGGACTCCGTTTGAATCTAGAGAAGATGATGGAACAGAAGAGTGGTGCAGTGAAGGCCTTAACAGGTGGAATTGCTCatctatttaaacaaaataag GTTGTACATGTATCTGGGTTTGGAAAAATAACTGGCAAAAACCAAGTTACTGCAACCAAAGAAGATGGCAGCACACAAGTTATCAATACAAAGAACATACTTGTAGCCACAGGCTCAGAAGTTGCTCCCTTCCCTGGGATTACT ATTGATGAAGATAATATTGTGTCATCCACTGGTGCACTGTCACTGAAAAAAGTTCCTGAAAAGATGGTTGTCATCGGTGCAGGAGTCATTGGTGTGGAACTG GGTTCAGTTTGGCAGCGTCTTGGTGCAGATGTGACAGCTGTTGAGTTCATGGGCCATGTTGGTGGAATGGGAATTGACATGGAGATCTCTAAAAACTTCCAACGTATTCTTCAGAAACAGGGACTTAAGTTTAAACTGAACACCAAAGTTACTGGTGCTACCAAGAAACCAGATGGAAAAATTGATGTAGC tgttgaagctgctgctggtggcaagGCAGAAGTAATAACTTGTGATGTGCTCCTAGTTTGCATCGGTAGACGTCCTTTCACAAAAAATCTAGGTCTTGAGGATATTGGAATTGAACTTGATAAGAGGGGGAGAATCCCAGTCAATAACAGATTCCAAACCAAAATTCCAAA CATCTATGCTATTGGTGATGTAGTTGCTGGACCTATGCTGGCCCACAAAGCTGAGGATGAAGGCATTCTTTGTGTAGAAGGGATGGCTGGGGGAGCAGTTCACATTGACTATAACTGCGTACCCTCTGTGATATACACTCACCCTGAAGTGGCCTGGGTTGGCAAATCAGAAGAACAGCTGAAAGAAGAG GGTATAGAATACAAAATAGGGAAATTTCCATTTGCTGCAAACAGTAGAGCAAAGACAAATGCTGACACAGATGGCATGGTGAAGATACTTAGTCAAAAATCAACGGACAGGATGCTGGGCGCTCACATTCTAGGCGCA GGTGCTGGCGAAATGGTTAATGAAGCTGCCCTTGCTATGGAATATGGAGCATCATGTGAAGATGTAGCCAGAGTTTGCCATGCCCATCCA ACAGTGTCGGAAGCCTTCAGGGAAGCAAACCTAGCAGCATCTTTTGGCAAAGCTATCAACTTCTAA
- the DLD gene encoding dihydrolipoyl dehydrogenase, mitochondrial isoform X3 — protein sequence MQRWGRLCCALARRSHFDRIHHGLQGICAVSQRTYADQVDADVTVIGSGPGGYVAAIKAAQLGFKTVCVEKNETLGGTCLNVGCIPSKALLNNSHLYHLAHGKDFANRGIEITGLRLNLEKMMEQKSGAVKALTGGIAHLFKQNKIDEDNIVSSTGALSLKKVPEKMVVIGAGVIGVELGSVWQRLGADVTAVEFMGHVGGMGIDMEISKNFQRILQKQGLKFKLNTKVTGATKKPDGKIDVAVEAAAGGKAEVITCDVLLVCIGRRPFTKNLGLEDIGIELDKRGRIPVNNRFQTKIPNIYAIGDVVAGPMLAHKAEDEGILCVEGMAGGAVHIDYNCVPSVIYTHPEVAWVGKSEEQLKEEGIEYKIGKFPFAANSRAKTNADTDGMVKILSQKSTDRMLGAHILGAGAGEMVNEAALAMEYGASCEDVARVCHAHPTVSEAFREANLAASFGKAINF from the exons aTGCAGCGCTGGGGACGCCTCTGCTGCGCGCTCGCTCGG aGGAGCCATTTTGATCGAATTCATCATGGTCTCCAGGGAATTTGTGCAGTGTCACAAAGGACCTATGCTGACCAAG TTGATGCCGATGTCACAGTTATTGGCTCTGGTCCTGGAGGGTATGTTGCTGCTATCAAAGCAGCTCAGCTTGGATTTAAG ACTGTCtgtgtagaaaaaaatgaaaccttaGGTGGAACCTGTTTGAATGTTGGATGTATTCCATCTAAG GCCTTGCTGAACAACTCGCATCTGTATCACTTGGCCCATGGAAAAGATTTCGCTAATAGAGGAATTGAAA TTACAGGACTCCGTTTGAATCTAGAGAAGATGATGGAACAGAAGAGTGGTGCAGTGAAGGCCTTAACAGGTGGAATTGCTCatctatttaaacaaaataag ATTGATGAAGATAATATTGTGTCATCCACTGGTGCACTGTCACTGAAAAAAGTTCCTGAAAAGATGGTTGTCATCGGTGCAGGAGTCATTGGTGTGGAACTG GGTTCAGTTTGGCAGCGTCTTGGTGCAGATGTGACAGCTGTTGAGTTCATGGGCCATGTTGGTGGAATGGGAATTGACATGGAGATCTCTAAAAACTTCCAACGTATTCTTCAGAAACAGGGACTTAAGTTTAAACTGAACACCAAAGTTACTGGTGCTACCAAGAAACCAGATGGAAAAATTGATGTAGC tgttgaagctgctgctggtggcaagGCAGAAGTAATAACTTGTGATGTGCTCCTAGTTTGCATCGGTAGACGTCCTTTCACAAAAAATCTAGGTCTTGAGGATATTGGAATTGAACTTGATAAGAGGGGGAGAATCCCAGTCAATAACAGATTCCAAACCAAAATTCCAAA CATCTATGCTATTGGTGATGTAGTTGCTGGACCTATGCTGGCCCACAAAGCTGAGGATGAAGGCATTCTTTGTGTAGAAGGGATGGCTGGGGGAGCAGTTCACATTGACTATAACTGCGTACCCTCTGTGATATACACTCACCCTGAAGTGGCCTGGGTTGGCAAATCAGAAGAACAGCTGAAAGAAGAG GGTATAGAATACAAAATAGGGAAATTTCCATTTGCTGCAAACAGTAGAGCAAAGACAAATGCTGACACAGATGGCATGGTGAAGATACTTAGTCAAAAATCAACGGACAGGATGCTGGGCGCTCACATTCTAGGCGCA GGTGCTGGCGAAATGGTTAATGAAGCTGCCCTTGCTATGGAATATGGAGCATCATGTGAAGATGTAGCCAGAGTTTGCCATGCCCATCCA ACAGTGTCGGAAGCCTTCAGGGAAGCAAACCTAGCAGCATCTTTTGGCAAAGCTATCAACTTCTAA
- the DLD gene encoding dihydrolipoyl dehydrogenase, mitochondrial isoform X2, with protein MQRWGRLCCALARRSHFDRIHHGLQGICAVSQRTYADQVDADVTVIGSGPGGYVAAIKAAQLGFKALLNNSHLYHLAHGKDFANRGIEITGLRLNLEKMMEQKSGAVKALTGGIAHLFKQNKVVHVSGFGKITGKNQVTATKEDGSTQVINTKNILVATGSEVAPFPGITIDEDNIVSSTGALSLKKVPEKMVVIGAGVIGVELGSVWQRLGADVTAVEFMGHVGGMGIDMEISKNFQRILQKQGLKFKLNTKVTGATKKPDGKIDVAVEAAAGGKAEVITCDVLLVCIGRRPFTKNLGLEDIGIELDKRGRIPVNNRFQTKIPNIYAIGDVVAGPMLAHKAEDEGILCVEGMAGGAVHIDYNCVPSVIYTHPEVAWVGKSEEQLKEEGIEYKIGKFPFAANSRAKTNADTDGMVKILSQKSTDRMLGAHILGAGAGEMVNEAALAMEYGASCEDVARVCHAHPTVSEAFREANLAASFGKAINF; from the exons aTGCAGCGCTGGGGACGCCTCTGCTGCGCGCTCGCTCGG aGGAGCCATTTTGATCGAATTCATCATGGTCTCCAGGGAATTTGTGCAGTGTCACAAAGGACCTATGCTGACCAAG TTGATGCCGATGTCACAGTTATTGGCTCTGGTCCTGGAGGGTATGTTGCTGCTATCAAAGCAGCTCAGCTTGGATTTAAG GCCTTGCTGAACAACTCGCATCTGTATCACTTGGCCCATGGAAAAGATTTCGCTAATAGAGGAATTGAAA TTACAGGACTCCGTTTGAATCTAGAGAAGATGATGGAACAGAAGAGTGGTGCAGTGAAGGCCTTAACAGGTGGAATTGCTCatctatttaaacaaaataag GTTGTACATGTATCTGGGTTTGGAAAAATAACTGGCAAAAACCAAGTTACTGCAACCAAAGAAGATGGCAGCACACAAGTTATCAATACAAAGAACATACTTGTAGCCACAGGCTCAGAAGTTGCTCCCTTCCCTGGGATTACT ATTGATGAAGATAATATTGTGTCATCCACTGGTGCACTGTCACTGAAAAAAGTTCCTGAAAAGATGGTTGTCATCGGTGCAGGAGTCATTGGTGTGGAACTG GGTTCAGTTTGGCAGCGTCTTGGTGCAGATGTGACAGCTGTTGAGTTCATGGGCCATGTTGGTGGAATGGGAATTGACATGGAGATCTCTAAAAACTTCCAACGTATTCTTCAGAAACAGGGACTTAAGTTTAAACTGAACACCAAAGTTACTGGTGCTACCAAGAAACCAGATGGAAAAATTGATGTAGC tgttgaagctgctgctggtggcaagGCAGAAGTAATAACTTGTGATGTGCTCCTAGTTTGCATCGGTAGACGTCCTTTCACAAAAAATCTAGGTCTTGAGGATATTGGAATTGAACTTGATAAGAGGGGGAGAATCCCAGTCAATAACAGATTCCAAACCAAAATTCCAAA CATCTATGCTATTGGTGATGTAGTTGCTGGACCTATGCTGGCCCACAAAGCTGAGGATGAAGGCATTCTTTGTGTAGAAGGGATGGCTGGGGGAGCAGTTCACATTGACTATAACTGCGTACCCTCTGTGATATACACTCACCCTGAAGTGGCCTGGGTTGGCAAATCAGAAGAACAGCTGAAAGAAGAG GGTATAGAATACAAAATAGGGAAATTTCCATTTGCTGCAAACAGTAGAGCAAAGACAAATGCTGACACAGATGGCATGGTGAAGATACTTAGTCAAAAATCAACGGACAGGATGCTGGGCGCTCACATTCTAGGCGCA GGTGCTGGCGAAATGGTTAATGAAGCTGCCCTTGCTATGGAATATGGAGCATCATGTGAAGATGTAGCCAGAGTTTGCCATGCCCATCCA ACAGTGTCGGAAGCCTTCAGGGAAGCAAACCTAGCAGCATCTTTTGGCAAAGCTATCAACTTCTAA